From a single Raphanus sativus cultivar WK10039 chromosome 3, ASM80110v3, whole genome shotgun sequence genomic region:
- the LOC130509404 gene encoding histone acetyltransferase MCC1-like, with protein MSRFARGVVENSSMEEPETPPLRRRRPSICFRPINPSDLERLEQIHRDLFPIRYESEFFQNVVNGGDIVSWAAVDRSRPDGYSEELIGFVTAKFVLATESEISDLIRYDSSKGEETLVYILTLGVVETYRKLGVAKSLIKEVIKYASSIPVCRGVYLHVIAHNNPAIRLYKRMSFRCVRRLHGFYLINGQHFDSYLFVYFVNGSRSPCSPLDLVVLVLNYVRSGIKVVASKLTMKQEEKGLKGVKCKDNTRCLLPTQTKRNLASSERVSSGYDYV; from the exons ATGTCGCGATTCGCTCGTGGGGTCGTGGAGAATTCATCGATGGAGGAACCCGAAACGCCTCCTCTTCGTCGTCGTCGTCCGAGTATTTGTTTCAGGCCGATAAACCCTTCTGATTTAGAACGTCTTGAGCAGATCCATCGCGACTTGTTCCCAATCAG gTATGAGTCTGAGTTTTTTCAGAATGTTGTGAATGGAGGTGATATCGTTTCGTGGGCTGCTGTTGATCGGAGCCGTCCTGATGGTTACTCTGAGGAGCTTATTGGATTTGTTACTGCTAAGTTCGTGCTTGCCACAGAAAGTGAA ATATCAGATCTAATAAGATATGACTCGTCCAAGGGAGAGGAGACTTTGGTGTATATCCTAACACTCGGAGTTGTAGAAACCTACAGAAAACTCGGAGTAG CTAAGTCACTAATTAAGGAAGTCATCAAATACGCTTCTAGTATCCCCGTGTGCCGTGGTGTTTACCTTCATGTGATTGCACACAACAACCCCGCAATCAGATTGTACAAAAGAATGTCTTTCAGATGTGTACGGAGGCTACACGGATTCTACCTAATCAACGGCCAGCATTTCGATTCTTACTTGTTCGTCTACTTTGTCAACGGTTCTCGCTCTCCTTGCTCACCCTT AGATCTTGTGGTGTTGGTTCTGAACTATGTGAGGAGCGGGATCAAAGTAGTGGCATCAAAGCTGACAATGAAGCAGGAAGAGAAAGGCTTGAAAGGTGTTAAATGCAAAGACAACACGCGGTGTCTATTGCCAACTCAGACCAAAAGAAACCTTGCATCATCCGAAAGAGTATCATCAGGGTACGATTACGTTTAG